A genome region from Solanum pennellii chromosome 12, SPENNV200 includes the following:
- the LOC107007063 gene encoding catalase isozyme 1, translated as MDPSKYRPSSAYDTPFLTTNAGGPVYNNVSSLTVGPRGPVLLEDYYLIEKLATFDREKIPERVVHARGASAKGFFEVTHDISHLTCADFLRAPGAQTPVICRFSTVVHERGSPESIRDIRGFAVKFYTREGNFDLVGNNVPVFFNRDAKSFPDTIRALKPNPKSHIQENWRILDFFSFLPESLHTFAFFYDDVCLPTDYRHMEGFGVHAYQLINKEGKAHYVKFHWKPTCGVKCMSEEEAIRVGGTNHSHATKDLYDSIAAGNYPEWKLFIQTMDPEDVDKFDFDPLDVTKTWPEDLLPLIPVGRLVLNRNIDNFFAENEQLAFNPGHIVPGIYYSEDKLLQTRIFAYADTQRHRIGPNYMQLPVNAPKCGHHNNHRDGAMNMTHRDEEVDYLPSRFDPCRPAEQYPIPSCVLNGRRTNCVIPKENNFKQAGERYRSWEPDRQDRYINKWVESLSDPRVTHEIRSIWISYLSQADKSCGQKVASRLTVKPTM; from the exons ATGGATCCCTCTAAG TATCGCCCATCAAGCGCATACGACACCCCTTTCTTGACAACAAATGCTGGTGGTCCTGTGTACAACAATGTTTCTTCCTTGACTGTTGGACCTAGAG GGCCTGTTCTGCTTGAGGATTACTATCTAATTGAGAAGCTCGCGACATTTGATCGCGAGAAGATACCTGAACGTGTTGTTCATGCTAGAGGTGCTAGTGCTAAGGGATTCTTTGAAGTTACTCATGACATTTCTCATCTTACTTGTGCTGATTTTCTCCGAGCTCCTGGTGCTCAAACGCCTGTTATTTGTCGATTCTCTACTGTTGTCCATGAACGTGGAAGCCCCGAGTCTATTAGGGACATTCGTGGTTTTGCTGTCAAGTTTTACACCAGAGAG GGTAACTTTGATCTTGTTGGAAACAATGTCCCGGTGTTCTTTAATCGTGATGCTAAGTCGTTCCCTGACACGATTCGTGCATTGAAACCAAATCCAAAGTCACACATTCAGGAGAACTGGAGGATCCTTGATTTCTTCTCGTTCCTTCCTGAGAGTTTGCATACATTCGCCTTCTTCTACGATGATGTTTGTCTCCCAACGGATTACAGACACATGGAAGGTTTTGGCGTTCACGCGTATCAATTGATTAACAAAGAGGGGAAAGCACATTATGTGAAGTTCCACTGGAAGCCAACTTGTGGTGTGAAATGTATGTCTGAGGAAGAAGCTATTAGAGTCGGTGGTACTAATCATAGCCACGCGACCAAGGATCTTTACGATTCAATTGCTGCTGGAAACTATCCTGAGTGGAAGCTTTTTATCCAAACAATGGACCCCGAGGATGTAGATAAGTTCGATTTTGATCCTCTGGATGTAACCAAGACATGGCCTGAGGATCTCTTGCCGTTGATCCCAGTTGGTCGATTGGTGTTGAACAGGAACATTGATAACTTCTTCGCGGAGAATGAACAACTCGCGTTTAACCCTGGACATATTGTCCCTGGTATTTACTATTCCGAGGATAAGCTTCTCCAGACTAGGATATTCGCGTATGCTGATACTCAGAGACACCGTATTGGACCAAACTATATGCAGCTCCCAGTTAATGCTCCCAAGTGTGGTCATCACAACAATCATCGCGATGGTGCTATGAACATGACACATCGCGATGAAGAG GTGGATTATTTGCCCTCGAGGTTTGATCCTTGTCGTCCTGCTGAGCAGTACCCGATTCCTTCTTGTGTCTTGAATGGAAGGCGTACAAAC TGTGTCATTCCGAAAGAAAACAACTTCAAACAGGCAGGGGAGAGGTACAGATCATGGGAACCTGACAG GCAAGACAGATACATCAACAAATGGGTTGAGTCTTTATCCGATCCACGAGTCACTCATGAGATTCGCAGCATATGGATATCATACTTGTCTCAG GCTGACAAGTCCTGTGGTCAGAAGGTCGCTTCTCGTCTCACTGTGAAGCCTACAATgtga